From the genome of Deltaproteobacteria bacterium IMCC39524:
GACGAGATCGCTGCCTGTGACCACACCAACAGGCGTATTTCGTTCATCAACAACGACCAGGAAACTAACATTGTGCTCGGTTAATTGCCGTGCAACTGCTTTCACAGTCACGTCCGGAGAGCAAGTCAACGCAGGCGAAGTCATGATCTCAGAGAGTCGCTTTTTAAAAGGAAAGGCCTCCATCTGGTTCAGTGCAGAACCGGAGTGCTCCGTAACAATTTCTGAATAGAGCTTACGAACCCGTGAAAGGACTGCACTGGTAAAGAAGGTCACCAACTGCGGATTATCTTTTTGCAAGCGCAGGAGAATTTCGGCAGAGATGAGATAACAAACCGTGGGCTTGACTGTCCGTGCGCCGCCGGCATAAGGCTCGCCGGTAAATATCGGCGTACCACCAAAAAACTGTCCTTCCTTGCGATAATCAACCACCATGTCGATCCCACCCGGTGAAACTAGGGTGATCGTAATCAACCCTTCCTTAATAACGTACAGGTAGCCTGTGGGTGAATCGTTCTGCTTGAAGATGTCATGATTGGCCGGATATTTTTTCAGGACAGCAGCTTCTCGCAATTCGCCAAAAACAGATTCAGGGAGATCTCTGAACGGTTCTGTTTCCTGTAATTGTTTAATCAGAGGCATAGGATATAAGCGCACAATTGAAAGAGAGAGGTTAACATCTGGGGATTAATTTATCATCAATCGCACAGAGAGAGCAATCCCTTAGGAGAGTCAGAACACTTACTGTAGAAAGTGAATGGCAAACAGGAACTCTGCAGCAGGCAGGGGAAGATAGCAAGAGGACATTCAGGTCAGGTTACGGGGAACATAAGGGGAGTGCCAGCCCAACTTGGAGGAGATTATGCCGCAGGTATCAAACATAGGACTGATAATCTGGCTTTCGATAACTTCCTGAGAAAGACGGTACTCGGGCCCGACGACACAGAGAACGCCGTGGAGTTTACCGCCGCTGCCAAAGAGCGGTGCGGCCACGCTGGCAATACCTTCTCCGAGGGCTCCGGAATCCAGTGCATAGCCCTGGCGACAAATATTTGTAAATTGACTGATATCTTCGGGAGCTCCCTGAGCAGGCTTTAGACTCTGGCCATTCTTCATGGCCAAAAGGACCTGACCGGCGGCGGTGGTCTCAAGGGGAAAACGTTTACCAACCAGAGAAACTATTTTAACCTTCTGGGTGGTATCAACCATATCCAGGAAAAGAACTTCCTTACGACGACGTACGGCAACATAGACAGCTTCATTGCACCCTCTGGCCAGACGTTCGATAAGGGGTTTCGCATGTCTCAAGAGGCCCATGCGAGAAAGAAACTTCTGGCCGATTTCATAGGCAGAAAGACCCAGTCGGTATTTGCCGGATTGCTCCTCACGCTCAACATAGCCACGGTTTTCAAAAGTTGCCAGTAAACGAAAAACGCTCGTCTTGTTCATGGCAAGCTTTTCACTCAGCTGACTGATGCGTACATCGTCATCAATTTCACTGAGAGCTTCCAGAACATCGAGAGCGTTTTCAACAGCCTGTATAGAATAGGATTCCTTATCTCTGGAGGGCACGTGTAACTCCTTAATGGAATCAAAAAAAACAGAAAACGAACTAGCTGACAACCAAAATAATACGCTGTTTTATTATTGTCAACAGTTTGCTGAAAAAAGTTTTCAAATTGACCCTGTTTGAGGTTGTAAAAAATCCCATTTATTGGGTGTTTCACTCCCTAAAAAACTATTTCTTGCAAGCTAATAGGCCAAATTAAAGAGAGTAAACCAAAGCCAGTCAGAGATTTTAAAAATGGTGTTTTAAAAGAAGAGGAATCTCAACATAAGGAGCTTTTCTTCTAACGGGACGGGTCAATCAGGCGATCGATGATTGGTTGATCGGCAGGAAGGATCGAGAATCCCGGAAGTTCGCTTGGATATAGCCAGCGATGTTCGGCAACGCCCAGATTCCGGATAGCCGAAGTAAGCAGTTGACAGGAATAAGCGAGAACCAGGACAGGTCCCCATTCATAGCGGTGAAACACCACTTCAAATATCTTAAGAACCTTAATTTCAGCGTCTAGCTCCTCACGAATCTCTCGACAAAGTGCTTCTTCGGGGCTTTCGCCGGGGTCAACCTTGCCGCCGGGGAATTCCCACAACCCAGGATGACGTTTATCATCCGGTCGTCTCGTGATCAGGATCTTTTCACCGTCGGAGATGACTGCAGCAGTCACCAGAAGAGGCATTTCAAAAGAAGCATCATGCATAGAGTCACAATAGCAGAAATAATCACACAAAAGCTATCATCAAGAGCCACCCATTAATCTTCCATAGCTTGGGAATTCGGGCCTCATTTCCTTGCTGAAGAAGAATGATCGTGTTAGTTTGAAATGTTTTTTTTGCTCCATAAATCCCCTCACATATTTTTAAGGAGATCATCGTGTCCGTCTACGAAATCAAACATCCCCTGGTACGCCACAAACTCGGCCTCATGCGTGCAGACGGCATCAGCACCAAGGATTTTCGCGAACTTGCCTCGGAAATTGCCAGGTTGTTGACCTACGAAGCAACCAACGACCTTGAGATGAAAAAAGAAGTGATCAAAGGCTGGGCAGGTCCGGTGACCGTAGATACCATCAAGGGCAAGAAGATCACTGTCGTACCAATCCTGCGCGCCGGTCTCGGCATGATGGACGGAGTTCTCGACCTGATTCCAAGCGCCCGCGTCAGTGTTGTAGGCCTCTACCGCAACGAAGAAACTCTCGAACCGGTTGCCTATTTCCAGAAGTTTAC
Proteins encoded in this window:
- a CDS encoding IclR family transcriptional regulator, whose translation is MPSRDKESYSIQAVENALDVLEALSEIDDDVRISQLSEKLAMNKTSVFRLLATFENRGYVEREEQSGKYRLGLSAYEIGQKFLSRMGLLRHAKPLIERLARGCNEAVYVAVRRRKEVLFLDMVDTTQKVKIVSLVGKRFPLETTAAGQVLLAMKNGQSLKPAQGAPEDISQFTNICRQGYALDSGALGEGIASVAAPLFGSGGKLHGVLCVVGPEYRLSQEVIESQIISPMFDTCGIISSKLGWHSPYVPRNLT
- the upp gene encoding uracil phosphoribosyltransferase translates to MSVYEIKHPLVRHKLGLMRADGISTKDFRELASEIARLLTYEATNDLEMKKEVIKGWAGPVTVDTIKGKKITVVPILRAGLGMMDGVLDLIPSARVSVVGLYRNEETLEPVAYFQKFTRHIEDRTAMILDPMLATGGSLIATIDMLKEAGCKRIKGLFLVAAPEGIANLQEKHPDVDIYVAAVDEKLNEVGYIIPGLGDAGDKIFGTK
- a CDS encoding (deoxy)nucleoside triphosphate pyrophosphohydrolase encodes the protein MHDASFEMPLLVTAAVISDGEKILITRRPDDKRHPGLWEFPGGKVDPGESPEEALCREIREELDAEIKVLKIFEVVFHRYEWGPVLVLAYSCQLLTSAIRNLGVAEHRWLYPSELPGFSILPADQPIIDRLIDPSR